A genomic window from Massilia sp. METH4 includes:
- a CDS encoding YebC/PmpR family DNA-binding transcriptional regulator, whose product MAGHSKWANIKHKKAATDAKRGKIWTRLIKEITVAARMGGGDVNANPRLRLAIDKAADANMPKDNVQRAITRGTGGDEGTNYEEVRYEGYGIGGAAVIVDCMTDNRVRTVAEVRHAFSKFGGNMGTENSVSFLFKHCGQFLFAPGTDEATLMDAALEAGAEDVIADEEGGFEVLCAPNDFATVKDALEKAGFKAEVAEIVMKPSTETVFTGEDAVKMQKLLDALENLDDTQEVYTNAVIEE is encoded by the coding sequence ATGGCTGGACACAGCAAATGGGCCAATATCAAGCACAAAAAGGCTGCAACGGACGCGAAACGCGGTAAGATCTGGACGCGCCTGATCAAGGAAATCACGGTCGCCGCGCGCATGGGCGGCGGCGACGTCAATGCCAATCCGCGCCTGCGCCTGGCGATCGACAAGGCGGCGGACGCCAATATGCCGAAGGACAACGTGCAACGCGCGATCACGCGCGGCACCGGCGGCGACGAAGGCACCAATTACGAGGAAGTCCGTTACGAAGGCTACGGCATCGGCGGCGCGGCGGTCATCGTCGACTGCATGACCGACAACCGCGTGCGTACCGTGGCCGAAGTGCGCCACGCATTCAGCAAATTCGGCGGCAACATGGGCACGGAAAACTCCGTGTCCTTCCTGTTCAAGCATTGCGGCCAGTTCCTGTTCGCGCCCGGCACCGATGAAGCGACACTGATGGACGCCGCCCTCGAAGCGGGTGCCGAAGACGTGATCGCCGACGAAGAAGGCGGCTTCGAAGTGCTGTGCGCGCCGAACGATTTCGCCACCGTCAAGGATGCGCTGGAAAAGGCCGGCTTCAAGGCCGAAGTGGCCGAGATCGTGATGAAGCCATCGACCGAGACGGTATTCACCGGCGAAGATGCGGTGAAGATGCAGAAACTGCTCGATGCGCTGGAAAACCTGGACGATACCCAGGAGGTCTATACCAACGCCGTCATCGAAGAGTGA